A segment of the Burkholderia sp. PAMC 26561 genome:
TGCCGACGGAATCGAACACCTCTTTCGAGACAATATCGATGCAATACGCCGCAATCGCATCGTTCGCCCGCCGGACCCGTTCTATGCGCACGCACGGATGGCCCACATCCAACGCCAGCTTTTCCGCCAGGCTTTCCGATGCCTCGATATTCTCGATCTGCAGCCTGCTTGTTGAGGGCACTGCGCCGACGCTCTTGATCATGTCGGTCACGGACATCAGATCATCCAGACCGCCCTTAAGCTTCAGCGAAATTTGTCTGATGAAGGTCCCGCGTCCCTGGACCCGCGACAGCAATCCATGCGAGATCATTTGCGCCACGGCTTCGCGCAAACTCGACCGCCCCACGCCCAGCAACTCGCACAACTCGATCTCGGTCGGAATCTGATCCCCTGGTTTAAGGCCTTTTTCGCGAATCATGGCCAGCAGCGATTCCTGGATCTTGTCGCTCATCGATTGTTCGACGCTCAAGCGCATGGGAGCCTTTCTCTCAAACTTTTTTGCAATATACATCAGACGTCTGATGTTTTTCTGGGATTTACCCTGATTTCACAGGGTCGAAGGCACCCCACTCGCGAGAAGGAAAACGCAATTCATGTGGCGCAACATGCGCGGTCGAAGCGAGAGCGGATGCGGTTACGAGACTGGCTGACCTACGGTCAGCAGGCTTGATCTTGTGCGATGCAATGTGCCTGTCTCCCGTCCGGAAACGGTCAGAAATCTGGAGCGGCCAGCGAACCTTCGGCCTTCACGAAGTCGATAAACGCCCGCAGCGGCGCCGGCAAGTGCCTGCGCCCCGGATAATAAAGAAACGGTCCAGAAAATTGTGGCCACCAAGGCTGCAAGATCGGCTCCAGCGCGCCGCTATCCAGATACGGCTGAAGCATCCCCTCGAAAAGATGGACCACTCCCACACCGGCTACAGCGGTGCTGATGGCGAGTTCGACCGCGGCGCTTGGCCTGACCAGAAGCGGTCCTGACGGGTCCAGCCGCACCACCTCACCGTCGCGTTCGAAGAACCACATTGGCATGGCGCCGCCCGCGAACTGGCCGCGCAGACACGCGTGCTCGAGCAGCTCGCGGGGATGCGTGGGCCTGCCGTGCGTGTCAAGATATTCCGGCGCTGCCGCGGTCGCGAAACGCTGCACGCGCGGCCCGATCGGGATGGCGATCATGTCCTGTTCCAGACGTTCGTCGTAGCGGATGCCGGCGTCGCAACCAATCGCCAGCACATCGACGAAACCATCCTCGACCACGACTTCCACCCGAATGTCCGGATAAGCCTTCAAAAACCGCGCGATGAGCGTCGGCAACACGATCCGCGCGGCGCTCGACGGCACGTTCAGCTTGAGCGTGCCCGTGGGTTTATCGCGAAAACCGTTCAGAACGTCCAGCGCCGCTTCCATTTCACTGAAGAGCGGCGACAGCTTTTCGATGAGACGCTCGCCCGCCTCGGTCGGCGCCACGCTGCGCGTGGTCCGGTTCAGCAGGCGCAGTCCGAGCTTGGCCTCGAGGCGCCGTACGGCAATGCTGAGGCTCGACGCCGATACGCCGCTGATGCGTGCGGCGTCCCGAAAGCCGCCGGCCCGCGCGACCGATACAAATGCGGCAAGATCATTGAATTCCATGGGGCATTGTTCAAAATAGTGCACGACCTGTGCAATCTAGACCCGATTATCGAACAGCGCAATCGGTCTCATACTGTCGTCATACCTTTCACGGAGATCATCATGTCGAACCTCAACACCACTGATACCTTTTCTCTCGCGGGCCACACGGTGCGGCGCATGGGCTACGGCGCCATGCAACTTGCCGGACCTGGCGTGTTCGGTCCGCCGAAGGACCGCGATGCGGCCGTGGCCGTGCTTCGCGAGGCTGTGGCGTCAGGCGTCAATCACATCGATACCAGCGATTTCTACGGCCCCCACGTCACCAACGAGATCATTCGCGAGGCGCTCCATCCGTATGCGGACGGCCTCGTGATCGTCACGAAGCTTGGCGCCGTTCGCGGCGCGGACGGTTCATGGAACGCGGCCCTCGAGCCGGAAGATCTGAAACGCGGCGTTCACGACAATCTTCGCAACCTCGGCCTCGATGCACTCGAGATCGTGAACATACGCAACATGGGCGACATCCACGCGCCGGCCGAGGGATCGATTGCGAAGCAGGTCGAGACGCTCGCCGAGCTTCAGCGCCAGGGGCTCGTGCGCCACATTGGTCTGAGCAACGTGACGCCGACGCAGATCAAGCAAGCGCAAGGGATTGCCGAGATTGTCTGCGTGCAGAACCATTACAACCTGATCCAGCGCAGCGACGACGCACTCGTCGATGACCTCGCAGCCCAGGGCATTGCGTACGTACCCTTCTTTCCGCTGGGCGGCTTCACACCGATCCAGTCATCGGCGCTTTCGACGATTGCGCAGGGCCTGGAAGCGACGCCCATGCAAGTCGCGCTTGCGTGGCTCTTGCATCGCGCGCCGAACATCTTGCTGATTCCGGGGACATCGTCGGTCACGCATCTGCGCGAAAACCTGCAGGCATCGCAATTGAAGCTGCCGGACGATGTGCTCGCGGAACTCAATACGCTCGGTGGGGTTCAGTCCGGGCATTGAAGGCGTTTGGCCGGCCGGCCCGCCGAATGACCGACAAAAAAAAGGCGCCTGAACAAAGGCGCCTTTTGTCTTGATCATCACTTCTGTCTGCTCTAGTTCGAAAACGTGCGCACTCCCCGACCGCGCCACGATATCCGAATCATGGCAATCACGGTGACAAGCTGAGCAACGGTGTCCTTGCAATGCATATCGGCGTGATCGGCGCATTCTTTAGCGATAGTTTTTCTATTGCCTTGGATAACTTATCGTAGATGGTCGGTCACTCAGAAAAACCGGATACTCCTGCCTCACAGCTTGACCCACCCAAACCCGCCAAGGATCAGGGACATGACATTGAGAGCAGGACGTCTGTTTGCAGCAATCGTTTTTTCGTGCATGGTTTCGAGCGTCGTTCAAGCCGCCGATAACACCATCCAGAGCGAAGTGGACGGCGTCATCCAGCCGCTGATGAAGCAATACGCAATCGCCGGCGTCGCGGTCGGGGTCATCGCCGACGGCAAGCCTCATGTATTCAACTATGGTCTTGCGTCGGTGCGGCCCAGGAGACTGGTGACGGGCAACACCTTGTTCGAGCTTGGATCGGTCAGCAAGACATTCACCGCGACGCTTGCCGCCAAGGCACAAATCGACGGTGACCTGTCCTTGTCCGACCGCACGAGCAAGTATCTCCCGTCCTTGCAGAACACCCCGTTCGGCGATGTGACCCTGCTCAATCTCGGCACGCACACGCCCGGCGGCCTTCCACTGCAAGTGCCCGACAACGTCAACAACATCGACGAACTGATGCAGTACTTCAGGCAGTGGAAACCTGCGTACGCGGCGGGGACGTATCGGACGTACACGAATCCAGGCATTGGAACGCTCGGCCTCATCACCGCGAAAAGCCTGGGTCAGGATTTCGATACGCTCATGACGCAGGGCCTGTTTCCCGCGCTGGGTCTGCAGCACAGTTACATCAACGTGCCAGCCGCAAGAATGAAGGACTACGCGCAGGGCTACACCAAGGACGACGCGCCCATCAGGATGAAGCCGGGTGTGCTCTCGTCCGAGGCTTACGGCATCAAAACCACCGCTGCCGACATGCTGCACTTCCTCCAGGCGAACATGAACCTGGTCAAACTCGACCCGAAGCTTCAGCGCGCAATAACCGATACCCACACTGGCTATTTCGACGCAGGGCCAATGACGCAAGACCTGATCTGGGAGCAATATCCCTATCCGGTCGCGCTTGAAAATCTGCTGGAAGGCAACGCGCCTGCGATGATCATGAACGCGACGCCGGTCACCCAGCT
Coding sequences within it:
- a CDS encoding GntR family transcriptional regulator, producing MSDKIQESLLAMIREKGLKPGDQIPTEIELCELLGVGRSSLREAVAQMISHGLLSRVQGRGTFIRQISLKLKGGLDDLMSVTDMIKSVGAVPSTSRLQIENIEASESLAEKLALDVGHPCVRIERVRRANDAIAAYCIDIVSKEVFDSVGNDLGESLFAMLGRTGRRLSHTHTSVQPTILTPRDLPELGDGFGLFLLLDEVDFDQSGDPLCYSNDYYNTSIFKFDLVRKRH
- a CDS encoding LysR family transcriptional regulator; this translates as MEFNDLAAFVSVARAGGFRDAARISGVSASSLSIAVRRLEAKLGLRLLNRTTRSVAPTEAGERLIEKLSPLFSEMEAALDVLNGFRDKPTGTLKLNVPSSAARIVLPTLIARFLKAYPDIRVEVVVEDGFVDVLAIGCDAGIRYDERLEQDMIAIPIGPRVQRFATAAAPEYLDTHGRPTHPRELLEHACLRGQFAGGAMPMWFFERDGEVVRLDPSGPLLVRPSAAVELAISTAVAGVGVVHLFEGMLQPYLDSGALEPILQPWWPQFSGPFLYYPGRRHLPAPLRAFIDFVKAEGSLAAPDF
- a CDS encoding aldo/keto reductase family oxidoreductase; the encoded protein is MSNLNTTDTFSLAGHTVRRMGYGAMQLAGPGVFGPPKDRDAAVAVLREAVASGVNHIDTSDFYGPHVTNEIIREALHPYADGLVIVTKLGAVRGADGSWNAALEPEDLKRGVHDNLRNLGLDALEIVNIRNMGDIHAPAEGSIAKQVETLAELQRQGLVRHIGLSNVTPTQIKQAQGIAEIVCVQNHYNLIQRSDDALVDDLAAQGIAYVPFFPLGGFTPIQSSALSTIAQGLEATPMQVALAWLLHRAPNILLIPGTSSVTHLRENLQASQLKLPDDVLAELNTLGGVQSGH
- the ampC gene encoding class C beta-lactamase gives rise to the protein MTLRAGRLFAAIVFSCMVSSVVQAADNTIQSEVDGVIQPLMKQYAIAGVAVGVIADGKPHVFNYGLASVRPRRLVTGNTLFELGSVSKTFTATLAAKAQIDGDLSLSDRTSKYLPSLQNTPFGDVTLLNLGTHTPGGLPLQVPDNVNNIDELMQYFRQWKPAYAAGTYRTYTNPGIGTLGLITAKSLGQDFDTLMTQGLFPALGLQHSYINVPAARMKDYAQGYTKDDAPIRMKPGVLSSEAYGIKTTAADMLHFLQANMNLVKLDPKLQRAITDTHTGYFDAGPMTQDLIWEQYPYPVALENLLEGNAPAMIMNATPVTQLKPPQPPRDDVWINKTGSTNGFGTYVAFIPEKRLGIVILANKNIPNGARVTAAYRILESLADKAQTQ